A single genomic interval of Lysobacter avium harbors:
- a CDS encoding integration host factor subunit alpha, with protein MALTKAEMAERLFDEVGLNKREAKEFVDAFFDSLRQALQSGRQVKLSGFGNFDLRRKKERPGRNPKTGEEIPISARTVVTFRPGQKLKERVESYAGTENA; from the coding sequence ATGGCGTTGACCAAGGCTGAAATGGCCGAGCGGTTGTTCGACGAGGTCGGCCTCAACAAGCGTGAGGCAAAGGAATTCGTCGACGCCTTCTTTGATTCCCTCCGCCAGGCGCTGCAGAGCGGTCGCCAGGTCAAGCTGTCCGGCTTCGGCAACTTCGATCTGCGGCGCAAGAAGGAGCGGCCTGGACGCAATCCCAAAACCGGTGAGGAGATTCCGATCTCGGCCCGAACCGTGGTGACCTTCCGCCCCGGACAGAAGTTGAAGGAACGCGTCGAATCCTACGCCGGTACTGAAAATGCTTGA
- a CDS encoding MerR family transcriptional regulator, translating into MLDPGSNRELPPIPAKRYFTIGEVSELCDVKPHVLRYWETEFPSLKPVKRRGNRRYYQRHEVLMIRQIRGLLYEQGYTIGGARLRLEGEEAKDESALSTQIIRQVRMELEEVLQMLRR; encoded by the coding sequence ATGCTTGATCCGGGCAGCAACCGCGAACTTCCGCCGATCCCGGCCAAACGCTACTTCACCATTGGCGAGGTCAGCGAGCTGTGCGACGTCAAGCCGCACGTATTGCGGTATTGGGAAACCGAATTTCCTTCACTCAAGCCGGTCAAGCGTCGCGGCAACCGGCGCTATTATCAGCGCCACGAAGTGCTGATGATCCGCCAGATCCGCGGCCTGCTGTATGAGCAGGGATACACCATTGGTGGCGCGCGGCTGCGGCTGGAAGGGGAGGAGGCCAAGGACGAATCAGCGCTGAGCACGCAGATCATCCGGCAGGTCCGGATGGAACTGGAGGAAGTGCTGCAGATGCTTCGTCGATGA